One Arthrobacter sp. StoSoilB19 DNA window includes the following coding sequences:
- a CDS encoding trypco2 family protein, which produces MAGELELAELVAGLRAELERAREDGANAGIRFAVGPVELELSVVTEKKGTVEGGIKFWVVTAQTGGEISMTGTQRIRLTLQPSTGEGPLDIGDESKQGER; this is translated from the coding sequence ATGGCCGGAGAGCTGGAGTTGGCGGAGTTGGTAGCGGGCCTGCGGGCCGAGCTTGAGCGGGCACGTGAGGACGGCGCGAATGCCGGTATCCGTTTTGCAGTGGGACCGGTGGAGTTGGAGCTAAGCGTTGTCACGGAGAAGAAAGGGACCGTCGAGGGCGGCATAAAGTTCTGGGTCGTTACCGCCCAAACGGGCGGCGAGATATCCATGACCGGCACTCAGCGCATCAGGCTGACTCTCCAGCCCAGCACAGGGGAGGGCCCGTTGGATATTGGCGATGAATCGAAACAGGGCGAGCGGTAA
- a CDS encoding S1 RNA-binding domain-containing protein codes for MTDALVRAARRHAHAIPGHLLVAAEPCAIPASVLTVDVLAERATDLGVAERYTLLAVSKGINTLEELSWFLGLESTDTANVISSLLQLEMIDYRAQDNKQRNIQLLPPGLDAVDGVVAAAPKVVTLSVMFDRITRTPVAWTKRSLTREWDARNTEGLFRLPPATGEPVTIDELSPANLGPILAGRNQVNRILGALGVTENRRYFKEATLLIYKGIDNDSIRLGIDIDGIWSPDHEVALERMGVAERLGIRVEGPQPLPPSDLSLGFPEPAKKLGRDEVLRLQALADTVEQATDGASATTDDQLEAGKTIESAAVRWLGTYEHPLILDEALTKSRRRLLIISPWITSAVVTKEWIRQLERLAHRCPVTIAWGYEDNPKIDSALAGLHAAAGRKNQLAVVRLKNTHAKVLVGDDFYVTTSFNWLSFRGDSSRRYRMEEGTLIRDRALADQAYERYLDQIRQQAIEVVGDLPEPRGRSASRAAPMVPPQTAANHTRKNREGVEKPSVARKQRRTPNEEDWSRLKVGSTIAGTVKNLTNFGVFVTLGDGIDGLIHNSRLPQTMNGNQVSKFEVGQSISVKILEIQPERNRVSLGMA; via the coding sequence GTGACTGACGCACTGGTTCGAGCAGCCCGCCGACACGCCCACGCAATTCCCGGCCACCTCCTCGTGGCCGCCGAGCCCTGCGCTATCCCGGCTTCCGTACTTACCGTCGACGTGTTGGCAGAGCGAGCAACTGACCTTGGCGTGGCGGAGCGATACACCCTACTGGCGGTCTCAAAGGGAATAAACACCCTAGAAGAGCTTTCCTGGTTCTTAGGCCTTGAGAGTACCGACACGGCCAACGTAATCAGTTCTTTGCTGCAACTCGAGATGATCGATTACCGGGCACAGGACAACAAGCAGCGCAACATTCAACTATTGCCTCCTGGGCTGGACGCCGTGGACGGCGTAGTAGCCGCAGCTCCCAAAGTTGTCACCCTGTCGGTCATGTTCGATCGGATTACCCGCACTCCTGTCGCGTGGACAAAGAGATCCCTTACACGTGAGTGGGACGCGAGGAACACGGAAGGCCTCTTTAGGCTGCCGCCGGCGACAGGTGAGCCGGTAACTATAGACGAACTCTCTCCAGCAAACCTTGGCCCTATCTTGGCGGGCAGGAACCAGGTCAACAGGATCCTTGGCGCGCTAGGCGTCACGGAGAACCGGAGGTATTTTAAGGAAGCCACTCTGCTGATCTATAAGGGGATTGATAATGATTCAATTCGTCTTGGCATCGACATTGACGGCATTTGGAGCCCGGACCACGAAGTAGCTCTTGAAAGGATGGGCGTCGCCGAACGACTCGGTATCCGAGTTGAGGGGCCGCAGCCCTTGCCACCGAGCGACCTTTCCCTCGGCTTCCCTGAGCCTGCCAAAAAGTTGGGGCGTGACGAGGTTCTCCGACTACAAGCCCTGGCCGATACGGTGGAACAAGCGACGGACGGGGCTAGTGCTACAACTGACGACCAGCTTGAGGCTGGGAAAACCATTGAATCAGCGGCAGTCCGGTGGTTAGGAACATACGAGCATCCGCTCATTCTCGATGAGGCTTTGACGAAGAGCCGGAGGCGGCTGCTCATCATCAGTCCATGGATAACGAGTGCGGTGGTAACGAAAGAGTGGATCCGCCAGCTTGAGAGGCTGGCACACAGGTGTCCAGTGACCATTGCTTGGGGTTACGAGGACAACCCGAAAATCGACTCGGCTTTGGCCGGCCTTCACGCAGCAGCCGGCAGAAAGAATCAATTGGCGGTAGTGAGGTTGAAAAACACTCATGCCAAAGTTCTAGTCGGCGATGACTTTTACGTAACCACAAGCTTCAACTGGCTTTCATTCAGGGGTGATAGCAGCCGGCGCTATCGGATGGAGGAAGGGACTCTAATTCGCGATCGAGCTCTTGCTGATCAAGCTTACGAGAGGTACCTGGACCAGATCCGACAGCAGGCCATAGAGGTAGTTGGAGACCTTCCCGAGCCTCGGGGAAGGTCTGCTTCTCGCGCCGCACCAATGGTCCCGCCTCAAACGGCTGCGAATCATACTCGAAAGAATCGGGAGGGCGTGGAAAAGCCTTCGGTGGCTAGGAAGCAGCGAAGAACCCCAAATGAGGAAGATTGGTCGCGGCTTAAGGTCGGAAGCACCATCGCGGGAACAGTCAAGAACCTCACGAACTTTGGAGTTTTCGTAACTCTTGGAGATGGAATCGACGGACTAATTCACAACTCTCGACTGCCACAGACAATGAATGGGAACCAAGTGAGCAAGTTTGAAGTTGGGCAAAGTATTTCCGTGAAGATTCTTGAGATCCAGCCCGAACGTAACCGGGTCTCGCTCGGGATGGCGTAG
- a CDS encoding serine/threonine-protein kinase: MAQEFIAGRYAEIIGSRRQGGQGDVFKAVDLVDNGRFVAVKVIPGTQDPINTVFFHRETDALARLDHPNITGLLDKGFDASLGVYYIVLEWIPSTLVDWLAALDEPPGWDDLCENVGLPLSHALAHAHAQNVLHRDIKPTNILWDGSKPLLADFGISKIKSQVAAPGDATVVDHASTPFAPPERVTKAASNRDVHGLAATLLRCLVPFELKTYSDIDRALSDSRDGIDVPDRAMDLLKRCLSNDPSVRPKDGQILDFELRKMHTDRSRKWRAQTQLVLTLAPQARAQLQRERLDLSPEQTVETLMGSATYAVPRRSVSMPGPGAPLTPDEFDLVGDELLLHVQHTSQGMVCNRAGVRDFYELERRRRMPGAVLLPSDEYIWTARPPRQQLAAIQAARALRSLLSQAIQDAEDRESERFRQARLDGWSRLIEAKEELDRKLEDPVGYSLESRSWNTAKLRLTNEPREDIVDQDLLARDNSRPSTINVPCNVEEVDGDEALVRINGNPDDFPEDGLLVRNRTASTSAVRRQREALGAIRDERSLRTDLRSLVLDPSGSSPSRPVEFASQHVNLDDDKRVAVANALGAPDLFLVEGPPGTGKTSFICELVAQHLQARPNDRILLVSQMHVALDNAVSRLDKAGVSGIVRLSTREDRVAVDAAHLLLPNKLRAWIAEVRQRAAQGLEQLVASAGVSAPRLHLAFAAEEAAAALRLKDRRQEELEAFDSATGDDDVADELRDRLTRAEQAADAAVEAVQAHVERQGVRVDVPLSISGLTQLSTSCLDGQAEAENLRDIMHAQADWLASLQDPRSAELLFLPKQSVIAGTCMGFLSNQNVRDIDFDLCIVDEASRATSTELFVPMVRSRRWVLVGDTKQLPPMREEVMDYPEIVEAYDLNELLGTDSLFSILVAESPQECRASLITQHRMALPIGNLISKTFYGEQLVHDPHPSLDGHALRDQSRVVWYSTSRREKRYEDSSQVRSSSNSVEVDIVCDRLRQLDEKVAKGEVRRLDGASVEVLVLTGYQRQLLMLDRAIRSLRLPHLEVKVKTIDAVQGQEADVVIFSVTRSNARLEMGFLAESFGEGRINVALSRARELLWVVGDSEFCAAKDGPLKRVLEHISNAKGCGMEFV; the protein is encoded by the coding sequence ATGGCGCAAGAGTTCATCGCTGGTCGGTACGCGGAAATTATTGGTAGTCGGCGGCAGGGTGGACAGGGTGACGTTTTCAAGGCTGTCGACCTTGTCGACAACGGACGATTTGTTGCCGTCAAGGTAATCCCAGGAACGCAAGACCCTATAAATACTGTCTTCTTTCATAGGGAGACGGATGCCCTCGCCAGGCTCGATCACCCGAATATCACCGGTCTTCTCGATAAGGGTTTCGACGCCTCGTTGGGCGTTTACTACATCGTGCTCGAGTGGATTCCGAGCACCTTGGTCGATTGGCTAGCGGCTCTCGATGAGCCCCCTGGGTGGGACGATTTGTGCGAAAATGTCGGGCTTCCCCTCTCACATGCCCTGGCCCACGCGCACGCTCAGAATGTGCTCCACCGGGACATCAAACCAACAAACATTCTTTGGGACGGGAGCAAGCCGCTTCTGGCTGACTTTGGTATCAGCAAGATCAAAAGCCAAGTTGCAGCTCCAGGTGATGCAACAGTTGTCGATCATGCTTCAACTCCCTTTGCACCACCTGAGCGAGTAACGAAGGCAGCTTCGAATAGGGATGTTCATGGACTGGCGGCAACCCTTTTACGCTGTCTTGTTCCTTTCGAGTTAAAGACGTATTCGGACATCGACAGGGCACTTTCGGATAGTCGCGACGGCATTGACGTCCCCGACCGCGCCATGGATCTCCTGAAGCGCTGCCTGAGCAATGACCCGAGCGTCAGGCCGAAGGACGGCCAGATTTTAGACTTCGAGCTGCGGAAGATGCACACCGATAGAAGCAGGAAATGGCGCGCCCAGACCCAGCTGGTGCTGACGCTTGCACCGCAAGCAAGAGCGCAACTGCAACGTGAACGTCTGGACCTAAGCCCCGAGCAAACTGTCGAAACCCTTATGGGTAGTGCGACGTACGCCGTGCCCCGCAGGTCCGTGTCGATGCCAGGGCCGGGGGCACCTCTTACACCCGATGAATTTGATCTTGTAGGAGACGAGCTGCTTCTTCATGTGCAACACACGAGTCAGGGCATGGTGTGCAATCGAGCAGGCGTCCGTGACTTTTACGAGTTGGAGCGCCGCCGGCGAATGCCCGGAGCAGTACTCCTTCCGTCGGACGAATACATCTGGACGGCACGACCACCAAGGCAGCAGCTTGCTGCAATTCAAGCGGCCAGGGCATTGCGTAGCCTTCTGAGCCAAGCCATCCAGGATGCTGAAGACCGTGAAAGTGAACGATTTCGCCAAGCGCGGCTCGACGGGTGGTCACGGCTCATCGAGGCTAAGGAGGAATTGGACCGGAAGCTGGAAGACCCGGTCGGTTACAGCCTTGAGTCCCGTTCATGGAACACTGCGAAACTGCGATTGACCAACGAACCTCGCGAGGACATCGTTGACCAGGATCTGCTGGCCCGCGATAACTCACGTCCATCCACGATCAACGTGCCCTGCAACGTGGAGGAGGTTGACGGTGATGAAGCCCTCGTCCGAATAAATGGAAATCCTGACGATTTTCCCGAGGACGGTCTCCTCGTCCGCAACCGCACTGCCTCTACCTCGGCTGTGCGACGGCAACGAGAAGCACTCGGCGCCATCCGAGACGAACGAAGCCTCCGCACGGATCTACGGAGTCTCGTATTAGATCCATCAGGAAGTTCCCCTTCTCGTCCGGTCGAATTTGCATCCCAGCACGTGAACCTCGACGATGACAAGCGCGTGGCGGTGGCAAACGCCCTCGGTGCCCCGGATCTCTTTCTGGTGGAAGGTCCCCCGGGAACTGGTAAGACCTCTTTTATATGTGAGCTGGTTGCACAGCATCTTCAGGCCCGGCCAAACGACCGAATCCTGCTCGTAAGTCAGATGCACGTTGCGTTGGACAACGCAGTAAGTCGCTTAGACAAAGCCGGTGTATCTGGCATCGTCCGTCTTTCCACACGTGAGGATCGGGTTGCCGTAGACGCGGCTCACCTACTGCTACCGAATAAGTTGCGGGCTTGGATCGCGGAGGTCAGGCAGCGGGCTGCGCAGGGACTCGAACAACTCGTTGCTTCGGCTGGGGTCTCAGCCCCACGCCTCCACCTTGCCTTCGCTGCTGAGGAAGCTGCCGCCGCATTAAGACTGAAGGACCGCCGCCAAGAGGAGCTCGAAGCATTCGACTCCGCGACAGGCGACGATGACGTCGCGGACGAACTGCGGGATCGGCTCACGAGAGCTGAGCAGGCCGCTGATGCGGCAGTAGAGGCAGTTCAGGCCCACGTGGAAAGGCAGGGTGTAAGAGTCGATGTACCGCTTAGCATAAGTGGGCTCACACAACTGTCCACATCCTGTTTGGACGGCCAGGCGGAGGCCGAAAATCTGAGGGACATCATGCATGCCCAAGCAGATTGGCTCGCCAGTCTCCAGGATCCCCGTTCAGCTGAATTGCTCTTCTTACCTAAACAATCTGTTATCGCTGGCACTTGTATGGGCTTCCTTAGCAACCAGAACGTCCGCGACATCGACTTCGATCTTTGTATCGTCGACGAGGCTTCCCGAGCGACGTCGACTGAACTCTTCGTGCCGATGGTCCGTTCAAGGCGGTGGGTTCTCGTTGGCGATACTAAGCAACTCCCACCCATGCGCGAAGAGGTCATGGATTACCCTGAAATTGTCGAAGCCTATGATCTCAACGAACTCCTTGGAACTGATTCCCTCTTTAGTATCTTGGTGGCTGAATCACCCCAAGAGTGTCGGGCCAGCCTCATCACTCAGCACCGAATGGCGCTTCCCATAGGGAATTTGATTTCCAAGACCTTTTACGGCGAGCAGTTGGTGCATGACCCACATCCCTCCCTAGACGGACATGCGCTTCGTGACCAATCTCGGGTCGTTTGGTATTCGACTAGCAGACGAGAGAAACGATATGAGGACTCGTCACAGGTTAGAAGTTCCTCTAACTCAGTCGAGGTTGATATCGTGTGCGACCGCCTCCGCCAGCTCGACGAAAAGGTCGCCAAAGGTGAGGTCCGACGACTTGACGGAGCCTCCGTCGAGGTTCTAGTTCTCACGGGATACCAGCGACAGCTTCTAATGCTGGATCGCGCGATCCGAAGTCTCCGGCTTCCCCACCTCGAGGTCAAAGTAAAGACAATCGACGCGGTGCAGGGACAGGAGGCCGACGTCGTCATTTTCTCCGTCACCCGGAGCAATGCTCGTCTCGAGATGGGGTTCCTAGCTGAATCCTTCGGCGAAGGACGCATCAACGTGGCGCTCTCTCGGGCGAGGGAACTTCTGTGGGTTGTAGGAGACTCGGAGTTCTGCGCTGCCAAGGATGGGCCACTCAAGAGAGTGCTTGAACACATCAGCAATGCCAAGGGCTGTGGAATGGAGTTTGTGTGA
- a CDS encoding DUF4193 domain-containing protein: MATDYDEVRSDVKESQESSLEALKSASAPDARSVVTELDEADALDEGLTPGGEIVSEELIVQVIPQGADEFTCSSCFLVRHRSQLARQSNGQWYCIECEG; the protein is encoded by the coding sequence ATGGCTACCGACTACGACGAAGTCCGCTCCGACGTCAAGGAATCTCAGGAGAGTTCCTTGGAGGCGTTGAAGTCCGCCAGCGCTCCGGATGCCCGCAGCGTCGTCACCGAGCTCGATGAAGCGGACGCCCTGGACGAAGGGCTGACTCCCGGCGGGGAAATCGTCTCCGAGGAGCTCATCGTCCAGGTCATCCCGCAGGGTGCGGACGAGTTCACCTGCTCATCCTGTTTCCTGGTCCGTCACCGGTCCCAGCTGGCACGGCAAAGCAATGGCCAGTGGTACTGCATCGAGTGCGAAGGCTGA
- a CDS encoding AsnC family protein codes for MEVDRMKTLVASMDGKGPAEALQAVAQLQKEVGRTEASLVRKARQAGLSWEAIALCLGASKQAVHRKYGKR; via the coding sequence ATGGAGGTGGATCGGATGAAGACTTTGGTTGCATCCATGGACGGGAAAGGACCGGCTGAAGCCCTGCAGGCGGTCGCCCAGCTGCAGAAGGAAGTCGGGCGAACAGAAGCGTCACTGGTCAGGAAGGCCCGGCAGGCCGGCCTTTCCTGGGAAGCCATCGCGCTGTGCCTGGGCGCGAGCAAGCAAGCCGTCCACCGTAAATACGGAAAGCGCTAG
- a CDS encoding DUF1508 domain-containing protein yields the protein MAGMFELFIDTESAFRFRLTAPDGTVMAVSKPFDTKTDAVAGIAAVREYAGMGLITDHSTTTTNAAPPATWTDPGSQTDDSPRMPKIDFHTRARAVRRAVSGPRWAGAIHSLS from the coding sequence ATGGCAGGAATGTTCGAACTATTTATCGACACCGAATCTGCGTTCAGGTTCCGGCTCACAGCACCAGATGGAACTGTCATGGCAGTGTCCAAGCCCTTCGATACCAAGACCGACGCCGTTGCCGGCATCGCCGCCGTGCGCGAATATGCCGGCATGGGACTGATCACCGACCACAGCACAACAACCACAAATGCGGCACCGCCGGCCACCTGGACTGACCCCGGCAGTCAAACTGACGATTCCCCGCGCATGCCAAAAATCGACTTCCACACCCGCGCCAGGGCGGTCCGCCGGGCCGTCTCGGGCCCCCGCTGGGCCGGGGCAATCCACAGCCTTTCCTGA
- a CDS encoding (p)ppGpp synthetase codes for MPSNWENLDEPLRESVQHNVEIYERVRPALKLVTRDVLLVLRDMLKDSEVTPLFVTGRTKTVESFKEKISRTEEPLEPGGRRLLKFPDPFRTLNDMVGIRVITKLPAENAAVANIIKRQRQLFDCRGDREKDIGSIESGTYGYSSRHLILRTIQNEAVKEYQQVFNPDLQPNGSYFFECQIRTIFAHAWSEIEHDIRFKAEDPRAWTPHFDRQFTATAAMLETVETAFADLHERYEEVRSFWDVDGEGAAPLTPNRIRDVWRTLLPHVDRKVDDDWGWAAELLAAHGLNQTMQLAGLLSANRITEVRKALDHRYSPGPDRLLDDLLLWQYGTKHIDLTAEGPDAVPHPRRDSLLRRLRQIERYRMTKK; via the coding sequence ATGCCGAGTAACTGGGAAAACCTGGACGAGCCGCTGCGTGAGTCGGTGCAGCACAACGTGGAGATCTATGAGCGCGTCCGGCCTGCCCTGAAGCTGGTTACCCGGGACGTTTTGCTGGTTCTGCGGGACATGCTGAAGGACAGCGAGGTCACGCCGCTGTTTGTCACCGGCCGCACCAAGACGGTGGAATCGTTCAAGGAGAAGATCTCCCGCACGGAAGAGCCGCTGGAACCCGGCGGCCGGCGGCTCCTGAAGTTTCCGGACCCGTTCCGCACGCTGAATGACATGGTGGGCATCCGGGTGATCACCAAGCTGCCGGCCGAGAACGCCGCCGTGGCCAACATCATCAAGCGCCAACGGCAGCTGTTTGACTGCCGCGGCGACCGCGAGAAGGACATCGGCTCCATCGAGAGCGGCACATACGGGTATTCCAGCCGCCACCTCATCCTGCGCACCATCCAGAACGAGGCCGTCAAGGAATACCAGCAGGTCTTCAACCCGGACCTGCAGCCCAATGGCAGCTACTTTTTCGAGTGCCAGATCCGCACCATCTTCGCCCACGCATGGAGCGAGATCGAGCACGACATTCGGTTCAAGGCCGAGGACCCTCGCGCCTGGACCCCGCACTTCGACCGGCAGTTCACCGCCACCGCGGCCATGCTGGAAACCGTGGAGACGGCCTTCGCCGACCTGCACGAACGGTATGAGGAAGTCCGCAGCTTCTGGGACGTGGACGGCGAAGGGGCCGCGCCGCTCACGCCCAACCGGATCCGGGACGTGTGGCGCACGCTGCTCCCCCACGTTGACCGCAAGGTGGACGACGACTGGGGCTGGGCCGCCGAACTCCTCGCCGCGCACGGCCTGAACCAGACCATGCAGCTGGCCGGGCTGCTCAGTGCCAACCGCATCACGGAGGTCCGCAAGGCCCTGGACCACCGCTACTCCCCCGGACCGGACCGGCTCCTGGACGACCTCCTCCTGTGGCAGTACGGCACCAAGCACATCGACCTCACCGCGGAAGGGCCCGACGCCGTCCCGCACCCGCGGCGCGACAGCCTCCTGCGGCGGCTGCGGCAGATCGAACGGTATCGGATGACGAAGAAGTAG
- a CDS encoding LacI family DNA-binding transcriptional regulator produces the protein MDSGEQVQQRARPRRVTAAMVAARAGVSVATVSLVANGKTAGRVSEDNISRVREAIAELGYVVDGIGSSLAKGVSSIVILVAPDISNPFFAKVIGGVRESLGPNYQLLLSVTDSGEFPKADDVRKLMSLRPAGLLVDAPNADFLADLSVAGPLVLLDAPGLESVAPAVNLDVAQGARELAAHLAGAGHRRVAYLDSVTGTETFAIRREAFLAEAAARGMAVDPQHIPATTIDVGEAAAAFAAAWPDWQRQGVTAVVCATDTHAYGVLQEARVEGVRIPEELAVAGFDDLPYSATSSPGLTSVHLPAALLGLKAGEQLRRLMEGRPLEQEELILESSLVVRGSTSAAET, from the coding sequence ATGGATTCCGGGGAACAGGTGCAGCAGCGGGCGCGGCCCCGGCGGGTGACGGCAGCCATGGTGGCGGCGCGGGCCGGCGTCTCCGTGGCCACGGTGTCCTTGGTGGCCAACGGCAAGACGGCGGGCCGGGTGTCCGAGGACAACATTTCCCGGGTGCGGGAGGCCATCGCCGAGCTGGGGTACGTGGTGGACGGCATCGGGAGCTCGCTGGCCAAGGGCGTCAGTTCAATCGTGATCCTGGTGGCGCCGGACATCTCCAACCCGTTCTTCGCCAAGGTGATCGGCGGGGTGCGGGAATCCCTGGGGCCCAACTACCAGCTGCTGCTCTCCGTCACCGATTCGGGCGAATTCCCCAAGGCCGACGACGTCCGGAAGCTGATGTCCCTGCGGCCGGCAGGGCTCCTGGTTGACGCACCGAACGCGGACTTCCTGGCCGATCTGTCCGTGGCCGGGCCCCTGGTCCTGCTGGACGCACCCGGCCTGGAATCGGTTGCTCCCGCGGTCAATCTGGACGTCGCGCAGGGCGCCCGGGAGTTGGCCGCCCACCTCGCCGGGGCCGGGCACCGGCGCGTGGCCTACCTGGACAGCGTGACCGGAACCGAAACTTTTGCCATCCGCCGCGAGGCGTTCCTGGCCGAAGCGGCCGCCCGGGGCATGGCGGTGGATCCGCAGCATATCCCTGCCACCACCATCGACGTTGGCGAGGCCGCGGCGGCCTTTGCCGCAGCGTGGCCGGACTGGCAGCGCCAGGGGGTGACCGCCGTCGTCTGTGCCACGGACACCCACGCCTACGGTGTGCTGCAGGAAGCCCGGGTGGAAGGGGTCCGGATTCCGGAGGAGTTGGCGGTTGCCGGCTTCGACGACCTGCCGTACTCCGCTACCAGCAGCCCGGGCCTGACCAGCGTGCACCTGCCCGCGGCGCTGCTGGGCCTGAAGGCCGGGGAGCAGCTCCGCCGCCTGATGGAAGGCCGGCCGCTGGAGCAGGAGGAACTCATCCTCGAGAGCTCCCTGGTGGTGCGCGGGTCCACGTCGGCCGCCGAAACGTAG
- a CDS encoding nucleoside hydrolase — MTWRTIVELDPRPVDSHPKPRKIILDCDPGHDDAVALLLAHGSPNIELLAVTTVVGNQTLEKVTRNALAVGTIAGITGVPFAAGCPRPLVRSIETAPDIHGESGMDGPALPESTIELDPRHAVDLIIDTVMAHEPGTVTLVPTAGLTNIAMAARKEPRIVERVREVVLMGGGYHVGNWSAVAEFNIIIDPEAAHIVFNEKWPVVMVGLDLTHQALATPEVVEKIAAIGTTPAKFVTELMDFFAHTYKDAQGFDHPPVHDPCAVAYVIDPSIVSTRKVPVNIELQGALTLGMTVADFRAPAPADCHTSVAVDLDHARFWDLVTDALERIGEPITKGNASDVERQASASLTAGGVK, encoded by the coding sequence ATGACGTGGAGAACCATCGTGGAACTAGATCCCCGGCCCGTAGACAGCCACCCAAAGCCCCGGAAGATCATCCTGGACTGCGACCCCGGCCACGATGACGCCGTGGCCCTGCTGCTGGCGCACGGCAGCCCGAACATTGAACTGCTGGCCGTCACCACGGTGGTGGGCAACCAGACCCTTGAAAAGGTCACCCGCAACGCCCTGGCCGTCGGCACCATCGCCGGGATCACCGGCGTCCCCTTCGCCGCCGGCTGCCCGCGGCCCCTGGTCCGCAGCATCGAAACCGCGCCGGACATCCACGGTGAAAGCGGCATGGACGGCCCCGCACTGCCGGAGTCCACCATCGAACTGGACCCGCGCCACGCCGTCGACCTCATCATCGACACCGTCATGGCGCACGAGCCCGGCACCGTCACCCTGGTCCCCACTGCCGGCCTGACCAACATCGCCATGGCCGCCCGCAAGGAACCGCGCATCGTGGAACGCGTCCGGGAAGTGGTCCTCATGGGCGGCGGCTACCACGTGGGCAACTGGAGCGCCGTGGCGGAGTTCAACATCATCATCGACCCCGAGGCCGCGCACATCGTCTTCAATGAAAAATGGCCGGTGGTGATGGTGGGTCTTGACCTCACCCACCAGGCGCTCGCCACCCCCGAGGTCGTGGAAAAGATCGCCGCCATCGGCACCACCCCGGCCAAATTCGTCACCGAGCTGATGGACTTCTTCGCCCACACCTACAAGGACGCGCAGGGCTTCGATCACCCGCCGGTCCATGATCCGTGCGCCGTGGCCTACGTGATCGACCCCAGCATCGTCAGCACCCGCAAGGTGCCGGTCAACATCGAACTGCAGGGCGCCCTCACGCTCGGCATGACCGTGGCGGACTTCCGCGCCCCCGCCCCCGCCGACTGCCACACCAGTGTGGCCGTGGACCTGGACCACGCGCGCTTCTGGGACCTGGTCACCGACGCGCTGGAACGCATCGGCGAGCCAATCACCAAAGGCAACGCGTCCGACGTCGAACGCCAGGCCAGTGCCTCCCTCACCGCCGGAGGGGTCAAGTAA